The Brachypodium distachyon strain Bd21 chromosome 4, Brachypodium_distachyon_v3.0, whole genome shotgun sequence nucleotide sequence TGATAACTGGACTGCAAAGCTGCCTGCTGTTGGAGTAGCAACTGTGGTGCTTGCGAAGGCATCTGCTGCATTGCCTGTTGAAGCATCTGTGGTGCAACATTAGAGGTGAGTTGCTGTTGGCCAGGAACAGCTTGCATGAGATTAGACTGAACAGCTGAAGGCGCCTGTAGAGCGCCTGCAGAAGTATTTTGCTGCGTCAATGGCTGTGATACAGGAAGCTGGCCAGGTAGTGGCATAGCTGGTATATGCTGGCTAAGAGAACTAGGTCCCAAGGATTGTGGGACATGATGCTGCCCGATTTGTTGAAGCTGTCCTTGCTGGGCATTCTGCAATTGTACAGGAAAATTGTGCAGTGGCCCAGGTGCCTTTTGCAAGGGCAGGATCTGCTGCCCCCCTAGGTGATGCCCTTGTGAGATGGAAGGGTTCATGCCCTAGAAAGTAAAAGCATCATGACTAAGTGCATGAAACAATTAAATCAAAGGCAATTCATGAACATCAGAAATCCTAATACGGCCGTGTACCATATGAGATGAAGTCGGCAGAGCAGTCTGAGTTGATAAAGAACCATTCCCATGGAACATCTGAGGTCGAAAAGCAGCCTATGATGTTGCAGAATCAAAGTAAGTAAATGGGCTGAGAAAAAGTAACACTGCAGTAAAGGCTTGGCTTGAACCATACATTATCTGCTGATGCAACACTGCCGCCCATCAGGCCCATATGATTGTCAGATCCAAAGTTATTATTAAACTGATGAGGTGCCATTGAGTTCGGGCTTGATGGGTGCCAAGAGTCTGGTGGCATATGTCGACCTCTTGGCTCATCAAGATTGGCTGTCGGCCTAAGTATAAGAAAAATAGCAATTAGTGGACTCGTTTAAGTAGGATGATGCTCAGTTTAATAGACTGACTACGGAGTcaaccaaaaaaagaaaaacatgaattGTTCTATAGCATAAAGACTGTGTTCTCTATACCATTACTGCATATCCATACTCATGCTGTTGACAATTGCGCTTCATTTAAAACCATCAATCCTTACGAATCTCCAATAAAAATTATAGCTCAGCACGTGCAGAGCCAGGAGCAAACCATATGCAGTTTTTTCGCTTAAAGTCTATCATTAACTGTCCTGTTGTAAAAACTTGAACAGTTCTAAGAGGTAACCAAACCTGATAACAAGTGCTGCATCGGATCGAGGACTGACACCAGGACCTCCAAATGCAGGGCCACCCCTAACCAAAATAAGATAAATCAAACTGCAGTAATGGTGATGACAGTAATTGTCTAATGTAAAATAAACCTAAGTTAGTGCGGAGTTAGAAAATAAGCAAATGAAAATACAATCAAGTTCTTAAACACCTTGATTCTCCAGGTCTAGGCCTCTTAGGATCAGCGAATCGAACTATTAGTGGTTGCTCACACCCCTATCAACACAATGGATACAGTAAGTATTCAGAAAGCAAAAGGCAGAACTAGTCAGTTGAAGCAAAAATTACCCTCATTACATAGGTCCCGCTAAGAGAATTCATGGCTGCCAGTGCAGGTTCTTTTGAAGAGAATTTGACAAACCCACAACCTGCATATTTTTACATGTATTACAACAAGTTTCAATAAAAGAGTAGATTGAAGAAACATAGAAAAAATGAACATAAACAAACCTCGGCTCTGCCTCATTCCATCTTTCATAATGTAAACATCTTCCACATGACCAAATGGAGAAAAAAtctacaaaaatatatattaaacACAGATATAATTTAATATACATGGTTCTGAACTAGAGTGATTTTATCATCACTTCATAAAAAACATACATTGGTTACAGATAGATGAGAAATTTCTCCGCCCACAATATTCTTGCAATCAAGAGAACTTATATTGAGTGCAAGATCCAACAGTCCCTTACCTCTTCAATCTCCTTTGCAGTTGCCTGCTTATTCAGTGATGCAACAAACAGTTTGTGTTCAATAGATCCTAGCAAATtaatagagaaaaaaaatgataaatcAATCAATAAGAACATAAAAAAAGATATGAAGAAAATGGATTTCATTTACAAGTCAACATAATTGTGTTCTCTCAATAGTTTTATCTAGACAAAGTGGGAACAAAAACAATTAAAGATTCTTAGAAGTGCGAGTACTATCTGTTAGAATAGGAAACATGTGCAGATGTtgaacaaatgaaaaaaaaaaggaacatgagAAGTCATCTTCACATAACTAGCCTATCAGCATATAACAAAGGTACTTAGAAATATTACCATGCCGCTCCTTTTCGCCATCAGCATATCTAACCTGAACAGGGCCCATCGCCTGATGGAACAGATGCACAGTTACTAGTTTGCAGACAAAAGATTGACACTAAACAAATGACCAACAAAAAGAATAGTTACCCCAGGTATAGTGCACTGGTTGTGCAAAGCTCTGATAGCTCTCTCGGCCTCTTCAGAAGTAGCATATTTAACAAAACAACAGCCTGCAAATGCAAACATATGGGTTCCATCACAACACAAGCAATTTTCTGTGTATTTCAATTTCAATTTGATACAACACAGATTCAATGAAAACCCAGTGGAGCAAGCAGGACAGCAGAGGCAAGTTCATTTGAAACAGGTAAAAAAAGTTGAACCCCAGATTGATCAAGAAAGATAACTTTCACCATTTCCAATATCCAGTCAATCAACTAGACAATCATAGAAGCTTTCAatagagaaaaataataatacaatGACATGCAAGGCATCAAATATATCAATATGCCTGCAGTCCGCAACAAGCAGAATTTCTGATGGCAAGTTCCACTGGAATTTCATGAGACAAACTGGATCACATTGCGAGGAACATTACTGTTGCATGCCATCAACAGAATACAAGAACAAAATGTCGAACACATTACTCGCAATATAATAGTAATAAATGTATGTGTACTTCACAAAAAGCACCATAACAACCATCACTCATGATTTTTTATAACTACGCTGCAGTCCACCCTAAAAGTAGAACTTGGTGCACCAGAATTTGGCTAGTCACAGAGACAGTAGCAGCGATAACGAAGCTCAAGTGCCCATGTGATAAGGACATTCACCAAACTAGAGAAAGGTCTAGAGTCCATTAGCATTCACAATCTATCACCACAGGAGTAAGATCCAGTCACCGCATGCTACATGTTCAGTGCTAAAACACAAGTCCACCAAAGCAATGCCACAATACATTTAGCAATCATGAGTAGGAATTATGCCCTCATAACTTCCATGTGAGACACTCAAGATGGCAACCAAATCATACATCACAATCAAAATACATCAACACTATCATATAGATCAGGATATATCTTTTTGCTCAGCCTTAAACTCAAATAGCTGGGCATATGCTTCACCAATCatttccaagaaaaaaaaaacaccaccACCTCAGGTCTAGAACAAGGACTTTCACATAGGCCATAGCCTTGTCATATGCAATGGCTGATTAAGAACATACTAACCCCTTCATACAGCAGTTACATGCAGTGTGAATCTGCGAGTCAAAACAGCTTGGAGGGCAAGTGTGCAAGTCTCAACATGAATAACATACATAAATTATGCTGGTCAGAATTTCCATGTGCGTAAAACAATCACTGTAAAAAATTGCCAAGATTTTTGTGTGCCACAAAATAAGGttgaaagaagaagacatTAATATCAAAGAAAATGCCACACTTCGGAAAATAATAACAACAGTGCCATCAACTCAGAATTACAAGACCAAAATCATGCCATTCAACCCTAAGAGAACAAGTTGATCATGAAACAGCATTAGTACATATATGATATGTTTCATATTTCAAACTGGTTAAAAGTGCCACCGTGATATTCATTGAGCCCAGCAATGCCATTCTGTCTCAGAACATACAATCCCCGCTAAGCGGATCGAGAATTCTCGGCTGTCACATACAAATATCCAAACAC carries:
- the LOC100836687 gene encoding flowering time control protein FCA isoform X2, coding for MHRGSDRTGDLPGPAGGARSGGDGRFARGPSRWSGGGGGGGGGGGSPPHRSSSRGGAGDGGGGGRFHPYRGPSEYSVGTGGSGGYRGGGGGGDFGDTAGGPRNRYGGGGGGGGRGDHSDHDNKSGYVKLFVGSVPRTANEDDVRPLFADHGDVLEVALIRDRKTGEQQGCCFVKYATSEEAERAIRALHNQCTIPGAMGPVQVRYADGEKERHGSIEHKLFVASLNKQATAKEIEEIFSPFGHVEDVYIMKDGMRQSRGCGFVKFSSKEPALAAMNSLSGTYVMRGCEQPLIVRFADPKRPRPGESRGGPAFGGPGVSPRSDAALVIRPTANLDEPRGRHMPPDSWHPSSPNSMAPHQFNNNFGSDNHMGLMGGSVASADNMFHGNGSLSTQTALPTSSHMGMNPSISQGHHLGGQQILPLQKAPGPLHNFPVQLQNAQQGQLQQIGQHHVPQSLGPSSLSQHIPAMPLPGQLPVSQPLTQQNTSAGALQAPSAVQSNLMQAVPGQQQLTSNVAPQMLQQAMQQMPSQAPQLLLQQQAALQSSYQSSQQAIFQLQQQLQLMQQHQQQPNLNQQPHTQVPKQQGQPMVQSSTPGALAAVVPTNINAIPQQVNSSAVSLTCNWTEHTSPEGFKYYYNSMTRESKWEKPEEYLLYEQQQQQQHQKLILLQQHQQKLAAQQLQSPPQAQTIPTMQSIQQHPQPLQGQTQMQMKQQELNYTQLQATGSIDPSRIQQGIQAAQERSWKN
- the LOC100836687 gene encoding flowering time control protein FCA isoform X1 is translated as MHRGSDRTGDLPGPAGGARSGGDGRFARGPSRWSGGGGGGGGGGGSPPHRSSSRGGAGDGGGGGRFHPYRGPSEYSVGTGGSGGYRGGGGGGDFGDTAGGPRNRYGGGGGGGGRGDHSDHDNKSGYVKLFVGSVPRTANEDDVRPLFADHGDVLEVALIRDRKTGEQQGCCFVKYATSEEAERAIRALHNQCTIPGAMGPVQVRYADGEKERHGSIEHKLFVASLNKQATAKEIEEIFSPFGHVEDVYIMKDGMRQSRGCGFVKFSSKEPALAAMNSLSGTYVMRGCEQPLIVRFADPKRPRPGESRGGPAFGGPGVSPRSDAALVIRPTANLDEPRGRHMPPDSWHPSSPNSMAPHQFNNNFGSDNHMGLMGGSVASADNAAFRPQMFHGNGSLSTQTALPTSSHMGMNPSISQGHHLGGQQILPLQKAPGPLHNFPVQLQNAQQGQLQQIGQHHVPQSLGPSSLSQHIPAMPLPGQLPVSQPLTQQNTSAGALQAPSAVQSNLMQAVPGQQQLTSNVAPQMLQQAMQQMPSQAPQLLLQQQAALQSSYQSSQQAIFQLQQQLQLMQQHQQQPNLNQQPHTQVPKQQGQPMVQSSTPGALAAVVPTNINAIPQQVNSSAVSLTCNWTEHTSPEGFKYYYNSMTRESKWEKPEEYLLYEQQQQQQHQKLILLQQHQQKLAAQQLQSPPQAQTIPTMQSIQQHPQPLQGQTQMQMKQQELNYTQLQATGSIDPSRIQQGIQAAQERSWKN